The Megalobrama amblycephala isolate DHTTF-2021 linkage group LG13, ASM1881202v1, whole genome shotgun sequence genome contains a region encoding:
- the si:dkey-7j14.5 gene encoding uncharacterized protein si:dkey-7j14.5 isoform X1, whose amino-acid sequence MSLYASQIKAFKRAEPKTLGAIEIIIGVLTVILSSVVYKLHYHIQREIIILIINGAQLVITGVVLVHTGRKPTKCLVLTTIVLQLLTAAFDIVGFGLMARHIPFRGESYYYRDTEWCCDPLHSVWACCGEGEKGGHKEFLVNGILGTLIGFLVLACIIGLVVSLFGVYALSVSAIKELTPIPHSTANQYYGAGVQAQNMIHAGN is encoded by the exons ATGTCGCTGTACGCGTCTCAGATTAAAGCTTTTAAACGCGCAGAACCCAAGACACTTGGC GCTATTGAGATCATAATTGGAGTGTTGACTGTCATTTTGAGCTCAGTTGTGTATAAGCTGCACTATCATATCCAGCGGGAaatcatcatcctcatcatcaATGGTGCTCAG CTTGTCATAACTGGTGTTGTCCTGGTGCACACCGGGAGGAAGCCAACTAAATGCCTG GTGCTGACAACCATTGTTCTGCAGTTACTAACAGCAGCATTTGATATTGTTGGATTTGGGCTCATGGCCAGACACATCCCATTCAGAGGAGAGTCGTACTACTACAGGGACACAGAG TGGTGTTGTGACCCACTTCACTCTGTTTGGGCTTGCTGTGGAGAAGGAGAGAAAGGGGGACATAAAGAG TTCTTAGTGAATGGGATCTTGGGAACACTGATCGGTTTCCTGGTGCTAGCATGTATCATTGGTTTGGTTGTGTCTCTTTTTGGCGTCTACGCCCTTTCTGTTAGTGCCATTAAG GAGCTGACGCCCATCCCTCACTCTACAGCAAATCAATATTATGGTGCTGGCGTTCAGGCCCAGAATATGATCCATGCTGGAAACTGA
- the si:dkey-7j14.6 gene encoding membrane-spanning 4-domains subfamily A member 4A: MASSMTTEANGVRVVTHVIPLEEKMESPEASLVKQEKSNLPPKTRMFLKGKPLSLGLVQVFTGLVIMTLCTVSLLVGMLHADFVVFLGLPFFISGFVAIAAHKKSSLALIKATLAMNVICVLLAAAGTGYFSWELSIRPGEDPCNGGDYWSNCSNMFRRFNNLMDGVKGLLLVLSFLQLCMCISLSIFSGRAIVQDETDADPYGSNCSLLKVGLDCPSNP; the protein is encoded by the exons ATGGCCTCTTCCATGACTACTGAGGCAAATGGAGTGAGGGTAGTGACTCATGTTATCCCACTGGAGGAAAAAATGGAGTCTCCGGAGGCGAGCTTGGTCAAACAAGAGAAGTCCAACCTGCCACCAAAAACAAGGATGTTCCTGAAGGGGAAGCCTCTATCACTGGGG ttGGTGCAGGTTTTTACTGGTTTGGTAATCATGACTCTGTGCACCGTCTCCCTACTTGTCGGCATGCTACATGCTGACTTTGTAGTCTTCCTTGGACTTCCT tttttcatcTCTGGGTTCGTGGCAATTGCTGCACACAAGAAATCCAGTCTTGCTCTG ATCAAAGCCACTCTGGCCATGAACGTGATCTGTGTTCTGCTGGCTGCTGCAGGAACTGGATATTTCAGTTGGGAGCTCAGCATCAGACCAGGGGAAGACCCTTGTAACGGCGGAGATTATTGGTCAAATTGTTCAAATATGTTTAGGAGATTTAAT aatttgATGGATGGAGTGAAGGGTCTTCTGCTGGTGCTGTCTTTTCTTCAACTGTGCATGTGCATCTCTCTGTCCATCTTTTCCGGCCGGGCCATCGTCCAG gATGAAACTGATGCCGATCCCTATGGCAGTAACTGCAGTCTCCTGAAGGTTGGGTTGGATTGCCCCTCCAACCCCTGA
- the si:dkey-7j14.5 gene encoding uncharacterized protein si:dkey-7j14.5 isoform X2: MSLYASQIKAFKRAEPKTLGAIEIIIGVLTVILSSVVYKLHYHIQREIIILIINGAQLVITGVVLVHTGRKPTKCLVLTTIVLQLLTAAFDIVGFGLMARHIPFRGESYYYRDTEFLVNGILGTLIGFLVLACIIGLVVSLFGVYALSVSAIKELTPIPHSTANQYYGAGVQAQNMIHAGN; this comes from the exons ATGTCGCTGTACGCGTCTCAGATTAAAGCTTTTAAACGCGCAGAACCCAAGACACTTGGC GCTATTGAGATCATAATTGGAGTGTTGACTGTCATTTTGAGCTCAGTTGTGTATAAGCTGCACTATCATATCCAGCGGGAaatcatcatcctcatcatcaATGGTGCTCAG CTTGTCATAACTGGTGTTGTCCTGGTGCACACCGGGAGGAAGCCAACTAAATGCCTG GTGCTGACAACCATTGTTCTGCAGTTACTAACAGCAGCATTTGATATTGTTGGATTTGGGCTCATGGCCAGACACATCCCATTCAGAGGAGAGTCGTACTACTACAGGGACACAGAG TTCTTAGTGAATGGGATCTTGGGAACACTGATCGGTTTCCTGGTGCTAGCATGTATCATTGGTTTGGTTGTGTCTCTTTTTGGCGTCTACGCCCTTTCTGTTAGTGCCATTAAG GAGCTGACGCCCATCCCTCACTCTACAGCAAATCAATATTATGGTGCTGGCGTTCAGGCCCAGAATATGATCCATGCTGGAAACTGA